Within the Burkholderia mayonis genome, the region CAAGAGCTGCTGGCGGCCGCGACGGTGCTGCGCGGCGCGCGCGGCATGCTCGGCGCGAACGCTTCGCCCGCCGCCGTCGGCTGGCCGAACTATCAGGCGCAGCTCGACCTCGACCGCGCGCGCTCGCCGATCCGCTCGCTCGGCTTCGTCGACGCGAAGATCGTCGTCGGCGCCGCGCAGACGAACGTCGATCCGCAGACGCGCGCCGCGCTGCTGCGCGCGGCGGATTCCGGCCTGGTCACGCTCGACGCGCATGCGACGCCGTCCGACGGCGCGTACGCGCCGGACAGCGGCGTCGGCGCGCTCACGCTCTATCTGCCCGTCTACACGTCGAACGAAGCGCTGCCCGCCATCGAACGCCGCCGCGCCGACACATCGGGCTTCGTCGCCGCGACGCTCGATGCGCGGCGCCTCATCGAGCTGTCGACCGCGAACGACCGCGACATCGACTTGCGCCTGACGGCGGGCGAGCCGGGCACGCTCGTCTACGCGACCGACCGCGAATACAACGGCGCCGACACGTCGCATCCGCCGCTCGCCCGCACCGAGCAGCTCAATTTCGGCGGCGCGCCGCTCACGCTCGCCTACACGACCGAAAACCGCTGGGCGGCGATCCGCTCGAACGCCGTCGCGACCACGGTGCTCGTCGCCGGCGCGGCGACGTCCGCGCTGCTCGCGGTGCTCGCGTATCTGCTCGTCAGCCGCCTCGGCGCGCGCGCCGTGAACGCCGACGACAATCCGATCAACGAAGCGCGGATGATGGGCATCATCCGCTCGTCGATGGAAGCGATCATCACGATCGACGAGACACAGACCGTCGTGATCTTCAATCCGGCCGCCGAGCGCGTGTTCGGCGTGTCCGCGATGGACGCGATCGGCTCGCCGCTCGCGCGCTTCATTCCCGAGCGCTTTCGCGCGGCGCACGCGAGGCACGTCGAGCAGTTCGGCGTGACGGGCGTGTCCGACCGGCAGATGGGCCGCCAGCGCGTGCTGTTCGGTCTGCGCGAGAACGGCGAGGAGTTTCCGATCGAAGCGTCGATCTCACAGATCCGCGACGGCTCCGGCAAGCTGTACACGGTGATGCTGCGCGACGTGACCGAGCGCGTGCGCGCCGAGACCGCGCTGCGGCAATCGCGCGAAGAGCTGCGCGAACTGTCCGCGAATCTGCAGAACGTGCGCGAGGAAGAAAAGACGCGGATCGCGCGCGAGCTCCACGACGACCTCGGCCAGCAACTCACCGCCCTCAAGATGGACGTGTCGGCGATCGCGCTCGCGCTCGCCCGCTATCGCGACGAGCAGCCCGACGCGCAGCTGGTCGTGGCCGTCGAGCAGCAATTGCACGGGATGCGCCGCCTGATCGATTCGACGGTCGCGTCGGTGCGACGCATCGCAGCCGACCTGCGGCCCGTGATGCTCGACGATCTCGGCCTCGTGCCCGCGATCGAATGGCTCGCGAACGATTTCACGAACCGCTACGGGATCGACGTCGAACGCCGGCTCGACACGGCCGACACGAGCTTTTCGAACGCCGGCGCGACGACGCTGTTCCGGATCGTCCAGGAGGCGCTGACGAACGTCGCGCGTCACGCGGACGCGACCCGCGTGACGCTGATGCTCGCGATCGACCAGGACCTCTGCGTGCTGCAGATCAAGGACGACGGCCGCGGCATGCAGCCCGACGAGCGTCGCGACGCGCACGGCGACAAGTCGTTCGGCCTCATCGGCATCCGCGAGCGCGCACACATGCTGAGCGGCACCGTCACGACCGATTCCGCGCCCGGCCACGGCTTCTCGATCAAGGTCGCGCTGCCGCTCGCGGCGATCCGGCAACAGGACGCGCTTCCATGATCAAGGTCCTGATCGCGGACGATCACGCGCTCGTGCGCGACGGTCTGCGCCACATCCTCAGCAGCACGCCGGGCTTCGAAGTCGCCGGCGAGGCGTGCGACGGCATCTCGACGATCGAGCTGATGCGCTCGGCCGATGCGCAAGTGCTCGTGCTCGACCTGTCGATGCCGGGCCGCAACGGCATCGATCTCATCAAGCAGATCAAGGAAGAAAAGCCGACGCTGCGCATCCTCGTGCTGACGATGCACGCGGAGCAGCAATACGCGTCGCGTGCGTTCCGCGCGGGCGCGTCGGGCTACATGACGAAGGAAAGCGCGAGCGCGGAGCTCATCGGCGCGCTGACGAAGATCGCGGCGGGCGGCGTCTACGTGAGCCTCGCGATGGCCGAGCGGCTCGCGCAAAGCCTGAACGAGCCCACCGAGTCGCTGCCGCACCAGCGCCTGTCGGACCGCGAGTTCGACGTGTTCCGCCGGATCGCCGCCGGCGAGACGATCAGCGAGATCGCGCAGGCGCTCAACGTCAGCGCGAAGACGGTCAGCACCTACAAGGCGCGCATCCTCGAGAAGATGCAGATGCCGCACGACGCGGCGCTCGTCCGCTACGCGATGCGGCACAAGCTGTTCGACGACAGCGACGAGGTCTGATCGAAGTCCGGTCGGCGCTCGCCGTAGCGCGACGGGCCGCCGCTCGTGCGCCTGTCGCGCCGTCGCCCATTGGGCGGCTCGCCGGGCGGCCGTCGCCCGGGCGGCAGCGCAACGGTGCCAGGCCGCCGCTTCGCGCACCGCATACTCCATCGCTCCGCCACCGCCCGCCGCCCCGTCCCCGCCCAGACTCGCCCGCGATCGGCCCGCCCGTTTTCCCGTCGACACCGCCCGCCAGCCCGCTCGTCCCATGCCCGCCCCCGACGTCGCCAGCCGCCGCCCCGCCCTTTGTCCGCATCCGCTCAAACCCTCGTAGGGATATCCCTACAGCGACCGCGCCATCGCCTACCTCATTTTCACCCGGCGCTGATTTCACGCCGCGATTGGGCAGACCATACTGCCGGCCATGGATGCACGCGAATCAACTCCTCCGCTGAGAGTCTTTCTCGTCGACTACGCGGCCCCGGTCAGAGCGCGCCTTGCGTCGCTGCTCGAAACGATCCTCGGGGTCGCGGTGGTCGGCGAAGCCGAGGACGTCCCGGCTGCGATGGCGGGCATTCTCGAATCGGGCGCCGACGTCGCCGTCATCGAGCTGAGATTGACGGGCGACAGCGGGCTGGAGTTGATTTCGGCGCTGACGCGCGCCGCGCCGAAGGTGGTCAAGATCGTGCTGACCAACCTGTCCGGAGCGGCATTTCGCGCGGCATGCAACGACGCAGGGGCGGATTTCTTCTTCGACAAGACCGCCGACGTGGACGCCGCATGCCGCGCCGTGAGAACCCTGGCCAGCGCGCGCCGAGCGAGCGCGGCCGAATGACAGGAGCAGATCATGTTGCAAGCGCAAACGCAGAAGGCCTTCACGTCCGTCGCACGACCGCGCGCGACGATGCCGCTGCGCGCGGCCGCGCGCGACGACGCGGCGAAGCGTCCGGCCACGCGCTGCTCGAGCTGCACGATGCGCAGCGTCTGCATGCCCGCCGACCTGACCGTCAACGAATTCGCCAAACTCGACGCGTTGATCTGCTCGACGCGTCAGATCAAGCGCGGCGACACGCTGTTTCGCACGCACGACACGTTCCAGAGCATCTATGCAGTGCGCACCGGTTCGTTCAAGACGGTCGTCATGCATCGCGACGGCCAGGAACACGTGACGGGCTTCCAGATCGCCGGTGAAACGATGGGGCTCGACGGCGTGTGCGGCGGCCGCCACAACAGCGACGCGGTCGCGCTCGAGGACAGCACCGTCTGCATCATCCCGTTCGCGCAGCTCGAAGCGGTGTGCCGCGAAGTGAAGCCGATGCAGCACCACGTCCACCGGCTGATGAGCGGCGAGATCGTCCGCGAATCGAGCCAGATGATGCTGCTCGGCACGATGACGGCGGAGCAGCGCGTCGCCGCATTCCTGCTCAACATGTCGGAGCGCTTCCAGAAGCGCGGCTACTCGGCGGCGGAATTCAATCTGCGGATGACGCGCGAGGAGATCGGCTGCTATCTCGGGATGAAGCTCGAGACCGTCAGCCGGATGCTGTCGAAGTTCCAGCGCGACAAGCTGATCGCGCCGCGCGGCAAGCAGATCCGCATCATCGATCCGGTCGGGCTCGCGCGCGTGTGACGCGAGCGGGCCGCGCGGATCGCAGAACAATCGCTACGGGGATAGAAGAAAGGCCAGCAGGCCGAACGCGACGGGGAAAAAAGCTCGGCAAACCGGGCTGCGACGGGGCCGAACAATACGGGGAGCAAACTGGCCGGCCGCTACGAGGAAAACGAAATCGAAGATCGACGAATTATCACCCTACCTCGAAAGAGGCGCTTCGGGACGGCGTAGCAATACGGCCGTCCATTTTTTTGTCGACGCCCGGCCGCTTGCGCCGGGCGTTTTTATGCGGATGCGCGCGCCGACTACCGCAGCGCACGCATCGTCATCGACGCGCTGCGGGCGTCACGAGCGCACCGGCAGGACGAGCGTCGCCTGCCTGTTCGGATCGAACTGGAACGTCACGCCGAATCGCTCGCCCGGATTGACGGGCGGCTGATACAGGCTGTCGTACGTGTCGAGCACGATGCCGATGTGGTGATCCGCCGGCACGTCGTACGCGGTCGCCGAAAACTCGATCGGGAAATCGACCGTCGCGCCCGGCGTCGCCCAGTGCACGGTCCGCGCGCCGTGCGTGATCAGCTTGCCGAAGCCGAGCGCGTCGACGTCGTACAGATACGCGACGACTTGCGCGCGCGCCTGCGACGGCGTCGCACGCAGGTTCAGCCTCGCGATTCCGCGCAAATGCAGCGGCGACGCAAGCGGCACGCCCTCGTAGCGGACGCCCGTCGCGAGATTGACGGTCGCGAGCGGATTGACGACAGGCGCGCCGAGGCTCTCGCCGAACGTCGACAGCACCGGAATCGGGCCGCTCGTCGCGGTCGTGTCCGAGAAGTTCTGGATCAGATCGCTGCCCGCGGCGCGGTTCGGCGCGCTCTGCAGCGTGCCCGACACGCCCTTCGTGCACAGGCACGACAGGTCCCAGCGCAGCGCGCCGCGCGGCCCGACGTACAGCGTCTGCGCCTGCACGTTGCTCGCGGGCCACGTGTCGAACGACTCGCGCGTGTTCGCGAACTTGATCTGCATCGACACCTTCGGCTCGGTATCGACGCCGTTCTGCACGCCCTTCAGCCAGCGGTCGAACCAGCGGTGCGCCTGGTCGTATGGGTAATTCGGCGCGCCCAAGAGCGCGCCCGGAATCTCGGCCTGCGCGTGGATGCCCGGATTCAGCAGCAGCTTCTTCGGCACCGTCAGTTGCGAGAACAGCTTCATCGACGAGTTGGGCGTGAACATGTCGTCTTCGAAATTCTTGCTGATGAAGACGGGCGCGCCGCGGCGGTTCAGCGTGTCGAGATAGGTCGACGGCGAGCGCACCTGCGCCCACGCGACGATCTCGTCGACCTTCGCCTGCGTCGTGTTCGGATCGAGGAGCGCCTTCACGTACTGGCCGACGATCGGATCGAGCCGCCCCGTCACCTTGCCGGACAGAAACAGCACCGCGCTCCACGTCGCGTTCGGCGACTGCTCGCCGTATAGCTGATCGACGAGATCGCCCCAGCCGGAGAGCGCCGCCGCCGTCTTCAGCCGCCTGTCCTGCGCGAGCGCGAGGAGCGACAGCCCAGCGCCGTACGAGATCCCGCTCACCGCGAGCTTGTCGGGATCGGCGGGCGTGTTCGCGGACACCCAGTCGACCGCCGACGACACGTCCTTCACGTCCTGCGGACTCGCGACCTCGACCTGTCCGCCCGACAGGTAGAAGCCCCGCGCCGTGTACGCGAGCACGATGTAGCCGTCCTGCGCGAGCTTGCGCTGCTGGCCGAGATATTCGAAGAAGTCGGACGCGGCCCAGCTCGAGATCATCACGATCGTCGGAAATTTCTGGCCGGGGCTCGTGATCCTCGGCAGGAACACGTTCGCGGTGAGCCGCGCGCCGTCCGTCGCCGTCACGCTCTGGTCGTTGACCCAGCAGGTGCCATCCTCCGGCGAGCTCACGCCGGGAAACTGGAACGGCGTCGTGTAGACGGCCGCTTCGGCGGGCGTCGCAGGCCGGCAGGACACGCCCGCGTGGGCAAGCGACGCGGCGAGCGCGACGCTCGCGCCCGCGATGAAACGCGCAAGCTTCATGTATCTCCTCCAATTTGTCTTGGATCTTGTTTAGTCGAAGATGCCGTCGGCGGCCCGCTATCGGCGGGTTTTGCGCGACGCTGGCTGATTGAGCCATTCGTCGCGCGCAGGGTCAAGGCATGCAAGACACGGGGACGGCCGCCCGACGCGGCGGGCGCCGGCGTTCAGCGTTTGAGCCATAAGGCGAAAGCCTTGCGATGCGCGCCGGCCGACTCCCCGGCGGATCGGGAATCGTTTGAAATAGGCTTGTAGCGCATTCGTAAAGTAAACCCTCGAAACAGCGCGAGCGGGACGAATCGAGCGAAGACGCGCGCCGAAACGAGCCGGTTGCGCGTGCGCCGCTTGCCGCGCGCGGAACCGAGCGGCATGCATCGCCGGATGCGCGTCGCCGATGCCCGATCGGGCATCGGCGACGCGCTCGGCGAAAACCGCCGCCGCACTTCGCGGCCGCGGCTGTGGCAGCGGCCAAAGCCACGGCCGTGGTCCGCGCCGGCGCCGTCAGCTCGCCATGCGCCGCGCGTGCGCGAGCGCGGTCAGGTTGCCTTCGCCGAAGCCGTGATGCCCTTGCCGCTGGACGATCTCGAAGAAGATCTCGCCGGGCCGGCGCTTGACGAACGTCTGGAAGAACAACTGCGGCACGCCGTCGTCGCCGATCTCGCCGTCGACGAGGATCCCGCGCGCGCGCAGCGCGTCGACGTCGATCCGGCAGTCGGGCAGCCGCGTGTCGATCTCGTCGTAATAGCCCGCCGGCGGCTCGACGAACTCGACGCCGTTCGCGACGAGCGCGTCGGTGCACGCGAGGATGTCGTCCGTCGCGAGCGCGATGTGCTGGACGCCCTCGCCCGGATGATCGGGCAGGTACTCGTGCATCAACTCGGTGCGCCGCGCGCCCTCCTCGTACACCGGGATCCGCACCTCGCCGCACGGCGACACCATCACCCGCGACTCCTCGGACACGTGCCAGTTCGCGTTGAGCTCGTGAATCTCGCGGAAATGCAGCAGATCATGGTAGAAGTCGAGCCATTCCTGCATCCGGCCGCTGCCGACCGTCTGCGTCAGATGGTCGACCTGCCGCAGGCCGGTGCCGAAGTACTCGAGGTCGGCCTGCGCGGTCGCGACGTCGATCGGGCGGAAGTCGACGTCGAAGATCGAGATGTCGCCGACGCCGCCGCGCAATCCGCCGCGCCCGCGCCAGCGGTCGACGAAATAGATGTGCGACGCGCCGATCCCCTGGATCGCCGGAATCGTCAGCTCGCCGACGCCGAGCCGCTCTCCCTCGAACGCCCACGCGCCGAGCGCGATCGCGCGGTCGAACGCGCGCTGCGCGTTGTCGACGCGAATGCCGATCGCGCAGACGCCCGATCCGTATTCGTCCGCGTAGCGCGCGGCGAACGAGTCGGGCTCCGCGTTGACGAGGAAGTTCATGTGCCCCTGGCGGTACAGCGTGACCGCCTTGCTGGCGTGCCGTGCGATCGCCTTGAAGCCGAGCTGCTCGAATCGGCGCGCAAGCGCATCGGGCTCGCGCGACGCGAATTCGACGAACTCGAGTCCCGCCATCCCGAGCGGGTTGTCGCTCGGCGGGCCGGAAAATACAGGGTCGCGGGACGTAGGGCTGGCGGGGCTGGACATCGATGTCTCCTGGGCTGGCGGTGGAACTTGCGCGGCCTGCGGTCGGCGCGGCCGTCCGCACGCTGCGCCGCAGCATGACGACCGCCGATCGTCGGCCGGCGCTAGCGATTTTAACCAAATCGTTCATGCGGCCAAACAGGATCGACGCGCATCGGCCATCTGCCTAGAGCAAACCCGGAAATCGTTCGATAATCGCACGCTTCCGTTCGATAATCGCCCATTGCAATGCCTTGCCACGTTGCTCGGAACCCGCCGCCGCTCCTATCCTGCGATCACCCCGACGCGACGGCTCGCGCGAGCTGCGCCGACGACGCCGCAAACGCCCCAGGCCGCCGCGGCGGTGATGCGACGACGAAAACAGGAGACATGGAATGACCCCAGCATTTGACGCGGTCGGCACGGCCGGCGCCGGCCCCGCCCTCGGTAAACAGGCTCGCAAGGCCGCGATCGGCAGCTTCGTCGGCGCGGTAGTCGACTGGTACGACTTCCTGCTGTACGGCATCGTCGCCGCCCTCGTGTTCAACCACGCGTTCTTCC harbors:
- a CDS encoding PAS domain S-box protein, with product MTASGINPGASSDASRTDRRGALVAVIVAALGFAASYGVARLVLQQERDAAQARFERRAGHVTTTLQQELLAAATVLRGARGMLGANASPAAVGWPNYQAQLDLDRARSPIRSLGFVDAKIVVGAAQTNVDPQTRAALLRAADSGLVTLDAHATPSDGAYAPDSGVGALTLYLPVYTSNEALPAIERRRADTSGFVAATLDARRLIELSTANDRDIDLRLTAGEPGTLVYATDREYNGADTSHPPLARTEQLNFGGAPLTLAYTTENRWAAIRSNAVATTVLVAGAATSALLAVLAYLLVSRLGARAVNADDNPINEARMMGIIRSSMEAIITIDETQTVVIFNPAAERVFGVSAMDAIGSPLARFIPERFRAAHARHVEQFGVTGVSDRQMGRQRVLFGLRENGEEFPIEASISQIRDGSGKLYTVMLRDVTERVRAETALRQSREELRELSANLQNVREEEKTRIARELHDDLGQQLTALKMDVSAIALALARYRDEQPDAQLVVAVEQQLHGMRRLIDSTVASVRRIAADLRPVMLDDLGLVPAIEWLANDFTNRYGIDVERRLDTADTSFSNAGATTLFRIVQEALTNVARHADATRVTLMLAIDQDLCVLQIKDDGRGMQPDERRDAHGDKSFGLIGIRERAHMLSGTVTTDSAPGHGFSIKVALPLAAIRQQDALP
- a CDS encoding response regulator transcription factor, yielding MIKVLIADDHALVRDGLRHILSSTPGFEVAGEACDGISTIELMRSADAQVLVLDLSMPGRNGIDLIKQIKEEKPTLRILVLTMHAEQQYASRAFRAGASGYMTKESASAELIGALTKIAAGGVYVSLAMAERLAQSLNEPTESLPHQRLSDREFDVFRRIAAGETISEIAQALNVSAKTVSTYKARILEKMQMPHDAALVRYAMRHKLFDDSDEV
- a CDS encoding response regulator, yielding MDARESTPPLRVFLVDYAAPVRARLASLLETILGVAVVGEAEDVPAAMAGILESGADVAVIELRLTGDSGLELISALTRAAPKVVKIVLTNLSGAAFRAACNDAGADFFFDKTADVDAACRAVRTLASARRASAAE
- a CDS encoding helix-turn-helix domain-containing protein, with product MLQAQTQKAFTSVARPRATMPLRAAARDDAAKRPATRCSSCTMRSVCMPADLTVNEFAKLDALICSTRQIKRGDTLFRTHDTFQSIYAVRTGSFKTVVMHRDGQEHVTGFQIAGETMGLDGVCGGRHNSDAVALEDSTVCIIPFAQLEAVCREVKPMQHHVHRLMSGEIVRESSQMMLLGTMTAEQRVAAFLLNMSERFQKRGYSAAEFNLRMTREEIGCYLGMKLETVSRMLSKFQRDKLIAPRGKQIRIIDPVGLARV
- a CDS encoding CocE/NonD family hydrolase, with protein sequence MKLARFIAGASVALAASLAHAGVSCRPATPAEAAVYTTPFQFPGVSSPEDGTCWVNDQSVTATDGARLTANVFLPRITSPGQKFPTIVMISSWAASDFFEYLGQQRKLAQDGYIVLAYTARGFYLSGGQVEVASPQDVKDVSSAVDWVSANTPADPDKLAVSGISYGAGLSLLALAQDRRLKTAAALSGWGDLVDQLYGEQSPNATWSAVLFLSGKVTGRLDPIVGQYVKALLDPNTTQAKVDEIVAWAQVRSPSTYLDTLNRRGAPVFISKNFEDDMFTPNSSMKLFSQLTVPKKLLLNPGIHAQAEIPGALLGAPNYPYDQAHRWFDRWLKGVQNGVDTEPKVSMQIKFANTRESFDTWPASNVQAQTLYVGPRGALRWDLSCLCTKGVSGTLQSAPNRAAGSDLIQNFSDTTATSGPIPVLSTFGESLGAPVVNPLATVNLATGVRYEGVPLASPLHLRGIARLNLRATPSQARAQVVAYLYDVDALGFGKLITHGARTVHWATPGATVDFPIEFSATAYDVPADHHIGIVLDTYDSLYQPPVNPGERFGVTFQFDPNRQATLVLPVRS
- a CDS encoding 4-hydroxyphenylpyruvate dioxygenase family protein, giving the protein MSSPASPTSRDPVFSGPPSDNPLGMAGLEFVEFASREPDALARRFEQLGFKAIARHASKAVTLYRQGHMNFLVNAEPDSFAARYADEYGSGVCAIGIRVDNAQRAFDRAIALGAWAFEGERLGVGELTIPAIQGIGASHIYFVDRWRGRGGLRGGVGDISIFDVDFRPIDVATAQADLEYFGTGLRQVDHLTQTVGSGRMQEWLDFYHDLLHFREIHELNANWHVSEESRVMVSPCGEVRIPVYEEGARRTELMHEYLPDHPGEGVQHIALATDDILACTDALVANGVEFVEPPAGYYDEIDTRLPDCRIDVDALRARGILVDGEIGDDGVPQLFFQTFVKRRPGEIFFEIVQRQGHHGFGEGNLTALAHARRMAS